A region from the Caldicellulosiruptor naganoensis genome encodes:
- the rpsG gene encoding 30S ribosomal protein S7, which yields MPRRGPVKKREILPDPVYNDKVVAKLINKVMKDGKKSIAQKIVYGAFDIVREKTGKDPLEVLEQALNNVMPVLEVRPRRVGGATYQIPIEVSPDRRLSLGLRWLVEYARERKDKRTMKEKLAAEIMDAANNTGGAVKKKEDTHRMAEANRAFAHYRW from the coding sequence TTGCCAAGAAGAGGACCAGTTAAGAAAAGGGAGATATTACCAGACCCAGTTTACAACGACAAAGTTGTGGCAAAACTCATAAACAAAGTAATGAAAGATGGGAAAAAATCTATTGCACAAAAGATAGTATATGGTGCATTTGATATAGTTAGAGAGAAGACGGGTAAGGATCCACTTGAAGTGTTAGAACAAGCACTTAATAATGTTATGCCGGTACTGGAAGTAAGGCCAAGAAGAGTTGGTGGTGCGACATATCAGATTCCAATTGAAGTTTCACCTGATAGAAGACTTTCGCTTGGTTTGAGATGGCTTGTTGAGTATGCAAGAGAGAGAAAAGACAAAAGAACAATGAAGGAAAAGCTTGCTGCAGAGATTATGGATGCTGCAAACAACACAGGTGGAGCAGTTAAGAAGAAAGAAGATACACATAGAATGGCAGAAGCGAATAGAGCCTTTGCACATTATAGATGGTAA
- the rpsL gene encoding 30S ribosomal protein S12, with amino-acid sequence MPTINQLVRYGREKKVDKSKAPALQKGFNSLKKKYYDISCPQRRGVCTVVKTITPKKPNSALRKVARVRLTNGIEVTAYIPGIGHNLQEHSVVLVRGGRVKDLPGVRYHIIRGALDCAGVANRRQGRSKYGAKRPKQQAAGTAKK; translated from the coding sequence ATGCCAACAATAAACCAGCTTGTAAGATATGGCCGAGAAAAGAAGGTTGATAAGTCAAAGGCACCAGCGCTTCAAAAAGGTTTTAATTCACTTAAAAAGAAATACTACGACATAAGCTGTCCACAGAGAAGAGGAGTTTGCACAGTTGTAAAGACTATCACTCCTAAAAAGCCAAACTCTGCTTTGAGAAAGGTAGCAAGAGTCAGACTTACAAATGGTATTGAAGTGACAGCGTACATTCCTGGTATTGGTCACAACTTGCAGGAACACTCTGTTGTATTGGTAAGAGGTGGAAGAGTCAAGGACTTACCAGGTGTTAGATACCATATTATAAGAGGTGCACTGGACTGTGCTGGTGTTGCTAACAGAAGACAAGGCCGTTCTAAATACGGTGCAAAAAGGCCAAAACAACAGGCAGCAGGCACTGCAAAGAAATAA